One Paracoccus sp. SCSIO 75233 genomic window carries:
- the arsC gene encoding arsenate reductase (glutaredoxin) (This arsenate reductase requires both glutathione and glutaredoxin to convert arsenate to arsenite, after which the efflux transporter formed by ArsA and ArsB can extrude the arsenite from the cell, providing resistance.) produces MSVVIYHNPDCGTSRNTLAILHAAGTLPTVINYLETGWTRAQLLGLFAAAGVTPQEALRVARSPAEAMGLTAPGVSDEVLLTAMVEHPILVNRPFVCTHKGVRLCRPSETVLDLLDTLPPGPLAKENGQLIIDDRGKRIA; encoded by the coding sequence ATGAGTGTCGTCATCTACCACAATCCGGACTGCGGGACATCGCGCAACACTTTGGCAATCCTGCACGCTGCGGGCACCCTGCCAACGGTGATCAACTACTTGGAAACGGGTTGGACGCGTGCGCAGCTCTTAGGTCTGTTCGCTGCGGCTGGCGTAACCCCACAGGAGGCACTGCGCGTTGCGCGAAGCCCGGCAGAAGCAATGGGGCTTACCGCGCCCGGTGTGTCGGACGAGGTTCTCCTCACTGCGATGGTGGAACATCCGATCCTGGTCAACCGCCCCTTCGTCTGCACGCACAAGGGCGTTCGGCTCTGCCGCCCATCTGAAACCGTTCTAGACCTGCTTGATACGCTGCCGCCGGGGCCGCTTGCGAAGGAAAACGG